A part of Rattus norvegicus strain BN/NHsdMcwi chromosome 4, GRCr8, whole genome shotgun sequence genomic DNA contains:
- the LOC120102463 gene encoding NEDD4-binding protein 1-like, which translates to MILQRLERPTAEEAREQEVLNCEPVVPDKIEAEDRQPIEHTAPPLTDLTEAGSPSALSFSAAREQRPENGLQEQTGISGPNNRKPDCAEPPRSCSSPHLKPKAPQTDPALLPQHLTSHTDARLARPCDQIYSSITRDQRFQDILKIPYQLDLRNEPAREDLKHIVIDGSNVAMAHGLNKFLLHLAEKTGGIIVTNDNLREFVTESVSWREIIARRLLQYTFVGDIFMVPDDPLGRHGPRLEEFLQREAFLLHTPPKLDAQSDVRTFGHAIQIHNSQGAQASPGAPPRTRILQRKAL; encoded by the exons ATGATATTACAAAGGCTTGAAAGACCAACGGCAGAGGAagcaagagaacaggaagtgcttaATTGTGAACCTGTGGTGCCTGATAAAATCGAGGCTGAAGACAGACAGCCCATTGAACATACAGCACCCCCTCTTACGGACCTTACTGAGGCAGGTTCACCATCTGCACTATCTTTCTCAGCGGCCCGGGAACAGAGGCCTGAAAATGGTTTGCAAGAGCAAACAGGAATTTCAGGTCCGAATAATAGGAAGCCGGACTGTGCGGAGCCTCCTCGCTCTTGCAGCTCTCCTCACCTCAAGCCAAAGGCTCCCCAAACGGACCCAGCGCTGCTGCCCCAGCACTTAACTTCACATACTGATGCAAGATTGGCTCGACCCTGCGATCAAATCTATTCCTCCATTACCCGGGATCAAAGATTTCAAGATATTCTGAAAATACCATACCAGCTGGACTTAAGAAATGAACCAGCCAGAGAAGATCTGAAGCATATCGTTATAGATGGCAGTAATGTTGCAATGGCCCATGGTCTGAACAA GTTCCTGCTCCACTTAGCAGAAAAGACTGGTGGCATCATTGTAACCAATGACAACTTGAGAGAGTTTGTGACCGAGTCTGTGTCCTGGAGAGAAATTATCGCAAGAAGGCTGCTTCAGTACACTTTTGTGGGGGACATATTTATGGTTCCTGACGACCCTCTGGGAAGACATGGACCTCGGCTCGAAGAATTTCTTCAAAGGGAGGCCTTTCTTCTACACACGCCTCCAAAACTCGATGCCCAGTCAGATGTGCGCACATTTGGCCACGCCATCCAGATCCACAATAGCCAGGGAGCCCAAGCAAGCCCTGGTGCTCCACCTAGGACCAGGATTCTGCAGAGAAAAGCGCTCTGA